The Kribbella sp. NBC_00662 nucleotide sequence GACGTGGTCGAGCACGTCGTCACGATGCACGGCGTGATGCTGATCCCGGTCGCACGGAAGCTGGAGGCGGCGGATGATCCGCTGACCGCGTTCCAGGAGGCACGCGCGGCGATCGAGGACGTGCTCGACGATCCCATCGCGGCGCTGACCGAGAGCGACACGCCCGGCGGGCCGATGACGGTCGAGCAGCACATCGACCAGGTGGTGTCCGACGACCTCGTCCTGCACGGCTGGGATCTGGCCCGGGCCACCGGCCAGGACGAGACGATCGAGCCGGTCGACATCGAGCGCCTCTGGGCAGCAGCGGTCGCGATCCCGCCGGACCTGATGGCGAAGTACCGGACGCCCGGTGCGTTCGGCGAAGGCATCGAGGTGTACGGCGCCGAAGTACCGGTGCCTCCGGACGCCCCGCTGCAGGACCGGCTACTCGGGTTGCTCGGCCGCGAGCCGTGAGAGGTCGGTCGGCGCGTAGTAGCTCGTTGGGTCGTCGCAGAGCGGTGCCTGGGTGAGCTGATCCGGCTCGGTCATCAGGAGTGCATGGCCCTTCGCGATCGGCGGGTCCAGGTACTCGTGCCCGGGCAGGTCCGCGACCGCCGTACGGCAGCCGAGTGCCATGCCCTCGAACAGTGCGGTCGTCGAGACGCCGACCTGGTACGTCGCGGTGGCGAGCAGATCGAGCGTGCTGCCGCTGGTCGACAGCTGCACTCCGTCCGGGATCGTGTAGTCCTCGGGGCGTTCGCTCGGGTGCAGGCGGTAGACGATCTCGAGCTCGGGATGCTGCTTGGCGACGGCATCCGCCGTACGGATCAGCTCTGCGCCGACCGTCCCTTGCGAGAGGAACACCACCCGGTTCGGGTCCTTCGGACCGGGCTTCGGGAGGAACGTCGCGCCGATCACCTCGGTCCGCATCCCGGCGGATAGGTCGGCGACGTCGGTCCAGTACGAGCCGAAGCACCACAGCTCGTCGGGCTGATCGGCGACGGACGGCCGGCCCGGATAGCTGTAGCCGAGGTGGAACGGGCTGATCGCGCCGTGCTGCAGCTCGACGACGCGGATCCCGAGGTCGCGGGCGGCGCCGACGATGTGCTGGTGGAAGTACGCGACGACGACGTACACGGTCTTGATCCGGTGCCGCTTGAGCAGTGCGCGGTACAGGGCGCGCAGTCGCAGGTGCTTCGGTACTTCGCGGGCGAGGATCGCGCCGACCGGGATGCCGACCCCGGTGAGTTTCTCGAGTGCGCTGCCGATGCCTCGATCGTCTATCGTCCGAGGATGGATCGCGCCGGCCGCGGACGTGAAGAAGTCGAGGTTCTTGCTGCCGGGGAGCGGGATGCCGTTGATGCCCGAGTCGAGGATCAGGGCGTTGTCGCCGAGTGTCTTGCGGAGTTCGTCGGTGTAGATCTCGACACCGTTCGGTTTCCGCGGATGCGGTACGACGAGCGCGTCGTACCGGCCGGGGAAGGGGGAGCGGGTGACGATCCCGGCGACATGCTTCGCGACCAGGGCGGCCTTGTCGTACGGCGTACGTCGTGCCGGGTGGGGCGCGCCGTGGATGCCGGTGCGGCGGGTCAGCTCATGGAAGACGCGCATCCGGATGATCGGCCAGGGGTGAGCGCCGCTGGTCTGCCACTCGAGCAGCCCCAGGTCCGTCTCCACCTGCCAGATCGCCCGGCACAGCTCCGCCACCGTCGGCCGGCCCGGGGCCGTGGCCGGACCCGTGCCGTTCCCGGTACTCGTCATGGTTGATCCCTACTATCCCCGCGAGACTGCCGACGCCCGAGAAGAACCGGCGGACTGCCTTCAGCAGGTGCGTCTTCCGGCCGAGCAGCAGCCCGGCGAGGGCGAACCCGATCGCCGAGATCACCCGGGCCGAAGCATAGGCCAGCACCAGTACGTAGCTGATCGCGCCCGGGCGGATCAGCAGCCGGCTGATCGTGTCGCCGGAGCCGGAGCGGAAGGCACGCCGTACCAGCCAGTGCAGCGTGGTCCGGCCGACCGGGACCTCCTCGGCGATGCACGCCTCCTCGCACCAGACGATGCGGAACCCGGCGCGGTGCACGCGGAGGAAGAAGTGCAGGTCGCTGGAGCCGGTGTAGCGGAACGCGGGATGGAATCCGGGCGTGACCGTGTGGTAGACGCGGCGGCTGACCAGCGTGTTGTTCGTGTACGCCTTGCGGAGCTCCTCGCCGGTGGTGTGCTTGCCGGTCGAGTCGTGCACGTCGCTGTAGTGGTTCCAGGGCGGGGCGCCGGGCGGGAGGTTGCCCTTCACCGGGCCGGTGACGACGTCGGCGCCGGTCGTCTCCCAGGCCTGGAGGAGCGTTCTGAGCCAGCCCTCGGGAGCGGTCTCGTCGTCGTCCACGAAGATCAAGGCGTCGTCGTTCCAGCACAGCTCGACGGATCGCTCCCGGGCGAAGGGGATTCCTGGCTCCGGTTCGACCACGGATTGGATCGGGTACGGCGTACCCGCGCCGAACTCGTCCAGCACGGCCGCCGCCGACCCGTCCGCGTCGTTGTCCACCACGACGATCCGGATCGCGTAATCGGAGTCCGCCGGGAGCTCCTGAGCCTGCAAACTGGTCAATAATCCCCGCAGCAGAGCAGGTCGCCTGAAGGTAATCACCGCAATGGCGACGCTGGTGCTCATGGCGCCCGAGACTATCGGTCCCCACCAACAACCGCCCATCCAACTCGTGTGAGATCGGTTGGGTACCCGGGGAAGACGTCTCGGGGCGGTAGACGTATCCGAGGGCTTCGAGCGGCAACCGGAACGGGTCGACGGCCTTGAGGGCGGCGGCGAGGAGCAGGCCGAGGACCAGGACCAGGGCGGCGTTGCGGAGGGCGGCGGGGAGGCCGATGTCGGTGACGTCGAGGAACGGGTGCGGCGCCGGTGAGGTGGAGCTTCGGGGCCAGGACGATCGCGAAGACCAGGCCGGTGACGACGATCCCGAGGAGGGAGTCGACACGCGCCACCCGCCAGCCGGGGCCGTCCGAGTTCGCGTCGGGGCCACCGGTGAAGATCAGGACCAGTTGAATCACCGGCGATGCGAGCACGACCGCCGCGATCACCCCGTGCCACCGCCGGGAAACCGACACGGCTCGCGAATACTCCGTCGGAGTCGTCACGTTCGTCATTCTCGCGGCCCCGGACCCCGTTCCACACCAAGCGCCACGCTCCCCAAGTTGCAGGAAGTTGCAGAATCTGTAACGCCGGAGTCAATCGCCCGATTTAGGGTTCGGGCCGTATTTCGGCCCGTTCCGCCCTATCGAGGTTCTTGGGGGTTTGTGGTGTTGCGTTCTGTCCGTTTGCTGCGGCTGGCTGTGCCGGCTGCGCTGGTCGCGGGCTCGGTGGTCGTACTCACCGGCTCGTCCGGCTCAGCGGTCGAGCCGAAGCCGTACCGCCCGGCGTTCGCCGCGGGGCACCACGGTGCCAAGTCGGAGTTCGAGCCGAATACGGTGCTCGTCAAGTTCAAGGCGAAGGCGTCCGCGTCGGCCCGGAAGGCCGCGGTGTCGAAGTACGGCGCGACCGCCGAAGACTCGGTGGCCTCGAAGGTCGTGAAGCTCAAGAGCGACGTACCGGCGCCTGACCTCCTCAAGAAGGTCAAGGCCGACCCGACGGTCGAGTTGGCCTCGCTGAACTACAAGCGGTACATCTCCGCCGTCCCGAACGACGAGTACTACGCCACTGACCAGAAGACGTACCTGAACACGGTGCGGATGCCGCAGGCGTGGGACGTGTCGAAGTCGACCGGCAGCCAGATCGTCGCGGTCCTCGACACCGGCGTCGACGCGGGTCACCCGGACCTGGTAGGTCACCTGGTCCCGGGCTACAACGCCGTCTCCAGCACCCGTCCGAACCCGGTCGACGACAACGGCCACGGCACCATGACGCTCGGCATCATCGCCGCCGCCGCGAACAACGGCGTCGGCGTCGCCGGCGTCGGCTGGAACGTGAAGGCGATGCCGGTCAAGGTCCTCGACGCCGACGGTAGCGGCTACGACTCCGACATTGCCGAGGGCATCGACTGGGCGGTCGCCCACGGCGCCAAGGTCATCAACATGTCTCTCGGCGGCCCCGACAACGACCCGATCCTGTACGACGCGATCAAGCGTGCGTACGCCAGCGGTGTCGTGACCGTGGTTGCTGCTGGCAACGACGGCAGCAGCGACCCCCAATACCCGGCCCTGTACCCCGAGGTGATCGCGGTCGCGGCGACCGACGCGACCGGTGCGCTGACCGACTTCAGCTCGTTCGGCTACTGGCTGGACATCGCGGCACCTGGCGTGGACATCCTGAGCACCGGTCCGCGGAACCTGACTCCCGCAGGCTACGAGCCCTACTGGTACTGCACCGGCACCTCCTGCTCGTCGCCGATCGTCGCCGGCGTCGCGGCACTGGTACGGAACAAGTGGCCGTCGCTCACGCCGGCCCAGGTCGCGCAGCGCCTCGAGGTGCTCTCCCGGGACGCAGGCCCGCGCGGCATCGACGACTACTACGGTTACGGCAACCTGGACGCGTATGCCGCCCTCGGCGGCCGCTTCGCCCCGGACTTCCCGACGGCGGTCGCGGATGGTAACGACCAGCCGATCCGCGCAAAGAAGCTGACCGGCTTCGGCTCGACCACGGGTGCGATCGACTCCGAGGGTGACGTCGACTGGTACTCGATCGACCTCGCGGCGGCCCAGGACGTGCACGTCGCGGCCACCGGTCCCAGCTACGACGAGCGCACCACCTACTCGAACGTCGGTCCGGTCGTCGATGTCTACGACTCGGATCTGAAGTTCCTCGGCCACGCGGAGAACGAATTCCCGCTCGTGGACCCGGTCAAGGGTCCGCTCTGGGGTCCGCTGACCGCATCCGTTGACGTCAAGGCGGCAGCGGGTACGACGTACATTGCCGTTCGCAACTACAACGGTTCGAAGGTCACCCGGCCGTACACCCTGACGCTGGCGAGCAGCACGTCGGGCGTGACCGCCACGGGTTGGGCGTACGGGCTCCGGGACGTGTCCCCGGCGAACCTGGCGTCCGGCGTGCCGGCG carries:
- a CDS encoding TIGR03086 family metal-binding protein, which translates into the protein MGEIAERYRRRADAFERKVAAVAPDEWANQSPCAKWTARDVVEHVVTMHGVMLIPVARKLEAADDPLTAFQEARAAIEDVLDDPIAALTESDTPGGPMTVEQHIDQVVSDDLVLHGWDLARATGQDETIEPVDIERLWAAAVAIPPDLMAKYRTPGAFGEGIEVYGAEVPVPPDAPLQDRLLGLLGREP
- a CDS encoding glycosyltransferase family 2 protein; this translates as MSTSVAIAVITFRRPALLRGLLTSLQAQELPADSDYAIRIVVVDNDADGSAAAVLDEFGAGTPYPIQSVVEPEPGIPFARERSVELCWNDDALIFVDDDETAPEGWLRTLLQAWETTGADVVTGPVKGNLPPGAPPWNHYSDVHDSTGKHTTGEELRKAYTNNTLVSRRVYHTVTPGFHPAFRYTGSSDLHFFLRVHRAGFRIVWCEEACIAEEVPVGRTTLHWLVRRAFRSGSGDTISRLLIRPGAISYVLVLAYASARVISAIGFALAGLLLGRKTHLLKAVRRFFSGVGSLAGIVGINHDEYRERHGSGHGPGPADGGGAVPGDLAGGDGPGAARVADQRRSPLADHPDARLP
- a CDS encoding S8 family serine peptidase, with the translated sequence MLRSVRLLRLAVPAALVAGSVVVLTGSSGSAVEPKPYRPAFAAGHHGAKSEFEPNTVLVKFKAKASASARKAAVSKYGATAEDSVASKVVKLKSDVPAPDLLKKVKADPTVELASLNYKRYISAVPNDEYYATDQKTYLNTVRMPQAWDVSKSTGSQIVAVLDTGVDAGHPDLVGHLVPGYNAVSSTRPNPVDDNGHGTMTLGIIAAAANNGVGVAGVGWNVKAMPVKVLDADGSGYDSDIAEGIDWAVAHGAKVINMSLGGPDNDPILYDAIKRAYASGVVTVVAAGNDGSSDPQYPALYPEVIAVAATDATGALTDFSSFGYWLDIAAPGVDILSTGPRNLTPAGYEPYWYCTGTSCSSPIVAGVAALVRNKWPSLTPAQVAQRLEVLSRDAGPRGIDDYYGYGNLDAYAALGGRFAPDFPTAVADGNDQPIRAKKLTGFGSTTGAIDSEGDVDWYSIDLAAAQDVHVAATGPSYDERTTYSNVGPVVDVYDSDLKFLGHAENEFPLVDPVKGPLWGPLTASVDVKAAAGTTYIAVRNYNGSKVTRPYTLTLASSTSGVTATGWAYGLRDVSPANLASGVPASVTPKVTFARDMDPASVTGSMELRDAGTNTYVSAATTYDAATRTATITPQQPLLDNHSYVIECTLYLTEADHTQVQPFHTRFTTADLAPKALTTFTGSGAYLAANLAWTIPPTNDLDQVIVRRNVGSKAPTPTTGTLVYAGTGTAVKNTGLAQSTTYTYAAWVVDRTGHYSPIAIKQLLGMKSGIAVTSTLLNYGSSITIKGSTLRIDNLAYAGLPVNVYVRPTTSTKFTLLAALKTSSTGTLSVTHKPLVSSVYMLTFPGNGTLMGTRTADVTVQVRPTISAALSPASIRLGGTTAFSGYVAPAHAGKVVYLQQYGSKVWKSIASVKLSTSGKYAFGIRPAIRGQIAYRVYFPGDADHAAAYTVNKIVTVS